Proteins encoded by one window of Salicibibacter halophilus:
- a CDS encoding IS4 family transposase, which produces MDKDTTSTTFKEALHPLNIKKVLEDFIGIDRYVKKLTHEKLVALMIYAQIYQIPSAKQLALTLKNSEELQESVNLSSISSSQLTRRLSDIGADVSQALFSDVVSQMKREIHPRHRLQVMSPIYLVDASIIPLCLSLCRWATYRPKQGKGGLKIHMNVACLPDGTAPEDAVLKPAIHADRTEMNELIVEEGALYLFDRGYNDYEAFDRYCEPETNIRFITRLKSNAVFDVIEEFPVNPDGPITRHARIRLGGGQKQMTHALRLIETHDSEGNLIQLITNDEEGKAEDLGELYRKRWHIELFFKWAKQHLQIKSFYGTSPNAVYNQIWMALITYCLLRLLQVLTGCTQSLFYLLRCVRDDCFKPFKELVKHLHRKPTRTSKGRQRTDPEGEFRRFTELVEKEGLEGAAAVYADVHCG; this is translated from the coding sequence ATGGACAAGGATACCACGAGTACCACATTTAAGGAAGCATTACATCCGTTAAATATCAAAAAGGTTTTAGAAGATTTTATTGGGATAGACCGATACGTTAAGAAATTAACCCATGAAAAATTGGTTGCTCTGATGATTTATGCACAGATCTACCAGATTCCAAGCGCGAAGCAGTTAGCGTTGACACTCAAGAATAGCGAAGAACTCCAAGAAAGCGTAAATCTTTCTTCGATTAGCAGCTCACAGCTTACACGCCGTTTGAGTGACATAGGCGCTGATGTTAGCCAGGCCTTATTTTCCGATGTCGTGAGCCAAATGAAGCGAGAAATCCATCCTCGTCATCGCTTGCAGGTGATGAGTCCCATCTATCTTGTGGACGCTTCGATCATTCCGCTCTGTCTTTCCCTCTGCCGATGGGCGACCTATCGTCCCAAACAGGGGAAAGGCGGCCTGAAAATTCATATGAACGTGGCTTGTCTGCCGGATGGAACCGCACCGGAGGACGCTGTTCTTAAACCAGCTATTCACGCCGATCGTACGGAAATGAATGAGCTGATTGTGGAAGAAGGCGCTCTGTACTTGTTCGATCGCGGCTACAACGATTATGAAGCCTTTGACCGGTATTGCGAACCGGAGACCAACATTCGATTCATCACGCGGCTCAAAAGCAATGCAGTATTCGATGTGATCGAAGAATTTCCGGTGAATCCGGACGGCCCCATTACCCGTCATGCCCGCATTCGGCTAGGCGGTGGTCAAAAGCAAATGACACATGCCCTTCGCTTGATTGAAACGCATGATAGTGAAGGTAATCTCATTCAACTCATCACAAACGACGAAGAGGGTAAGGCCGAGGACTTAGGCGAGCTTTATCGCAAGCGCTGGCATATCGAACTCTTTTTCAAATGGGCGAAGCAGCACTTACAAATCAAATCGTTTTACGGGACGAGCCCCAATGCTGTGTATAACCAAATTTGGATGGCGCTAATCACTTATTGCCTGCTACGGCTTCTTCAAGTGCTGACAGGTTGTACACAATCGCTGTTTTATCTGTTGCGCTGTGTGCGGGATGACTGCTTTAAGCCCTTCAAAGAACTGGTGAAACATCTGCATCGTAAGCCTACGCGAACAAGCAAAGGTCGGCAACGAACCGACCCTGAAGGGGAATTCCGGCGGTTCACCGAGCTTGTGGAGAAGGAGGGATTGGAAGGCGCTGCGGCTGTGTATGCAGATGTCCACTGTGGATAA
- a CDS encoding VirD4-like conjugal transfer protein, CD1115 family, with product MKALLANKFVLMPLCIGLFFVVQVIGTFLLNLVQEALRLLQQFPAIEEPLTVEWAYFTTFQISEYPWFYVLTSMFGLILVGITIYKLTSNFASIGRDEKGSQRFATKQEVAEQYKKIPEKEKSYPGKGGGVIAHKGKSLFIDDEAVHNMVIGTTRSGKGQLFVDPTIDAYSRAKEKPSMIINDMKGELFVRFKETLEQRGFDVLALNMMNPMQSMSYNPLQLIKDAYEEGNYSVAETLCESLTHMLYYNPHVKDPMWQNSAMSLVNAMILAVTEDCIQNDEEEKITLYTVANMLSELGSQELPHPTVPKATVNALDQYFQALPQDSVAKMQYATSNFAKGNTRSGIFTTAMAELRRFTLSEQAKMTAKNSLDLKKVGFGQSIEGKGTPFAKVTVTLPDGAQETNQTGEGGYWVVHVQGTIQANDALIVEHDPDPLSKKVIKKLTKDQKAKKAAEQTRIEATIKTVNEETGETSFEQEHHPAVSITEVVSYDRPVALFMITPDYDDSTHVLPSMFVDQLYFTLAKHASMAKGQACQRQVIFMLDEFGQMPAISGMGSKMTVSLGRNIRFHLVVQSYAQLKEKYGEDDQNTIRGNCGNHIYIMTADVDTAKHFSEKIGEETREVETRSGTPFSLKKAKTDNTEGRKLLDANELMELKKGSTVVSRSMKRETQDGKHKVRPFPIYNKGMPFAYQYLKLDADRSITDVEVDTPHRHIRLADLVIQFSFILSDKGMTPTMKANSDTKEVNETQETKAQPPQEDEAKEEDEWKQTPVSEVLTGSLWMMVMDRIAPSLDADETTMQTMPLGDFLQTLRMLGDSDEVDKNTYAAIRKTIDQHLKSWEDNEETHKDNHQEAIS from the coding sequence ATGAAAGCCCTTTTAGCCAATAAATTTGTGCTGATGCCTTTATGTATCGGCTTATTTTTCGTGGTGCAGGTGATCGGCACCTTTTTATTAAACCTTGTGCAAGAGGCGTTGAGGCTCCTGCAACAATTTCCGGCGATCGAAGAACCTCTGACCGTTGAATGGGCGTATTTTACCACGTTTCAGATTAGCGAATACCCTTGGTTTTATGTCCTCACGTCCATGTTTGGATTGATTCTCGTCGGCATCACGATCTATAAACTCACCAGCAACTTCGCTTCCATTGGCCGGGATGAAAAAGGCTCGCAACGGTTTGCGACCAAGCAGGAAGTGGCCGAACAGTACAAGAAAATTCCTGAGAAGGAAAAAAGCTATCCGGGCAAAGGCGGCGGCGTGATTGCGCACAAAGGAAAATCGCTTTTCATCGATGATGAAGCCGTTCATAACATGGTGATCGGCACGACCCGATCCGGGAAAGGACAACTGTTTGTCGATCCCACCATTGACGCCTATTCCAGAGCAAAGGAAAAGCCAAGCATGATTATCAATGATATGAAGGGCGAACTTTTTGTTCGCTTCAAAGAGACGTTAGAACAGCGCGGGTTTGACGTGTTGGCGCTCAATATGATGAATCCGATGCAAAGCATGAGTTATAACCCTTTGCAATTGATTAAAGACGCCTACGAAGAAGGCAATTATTCGGTGGCGGAAACCTTGTGTGAGTCGCTCACGCACATGCTCTATTATAATCCGCATGTGAAAGACCCCATGTGGCAAAACAGTGCGATGTCACTGGTGAACGCCATGATTTTGGCAGTGACCGAAGACTGCATCCAAAATGATGAAGAAGAAAAAATCACCCTTTACACCGTCGCGAATATGCTCTCCGAACTTGGATCGCAGGAGTTGCCGCATCCGACGGTACCGAAGGCCACGGTCAATGCCTTGGATCAATACTTTCAAGCCCTTCCGCAAGATAGCGTGGCGAAAATGCAGTATGCCACCAGCAACTTTGCCAAAGGCAATACACGCTCGGGGATCTTTACCACCGCCATGGCGGAACTTCGGCGCTTTACGTTGAGTGAACAAGCGAAAATGACCGCGAAAAACTCGCTTGATTTGAAAAAGGTTGGGTTTGGCCAGTCCATTGAAGGGAAAGGCACACCCTTTGCCAAAGTGACGGTGACACTTCCGGACGGCGCGCAGGAAACCAATCAAACCGGTGAGGGCGGCTATTGGGTGGTGCATGTTCAAGGAACGATCCAAGCAAACGATGCCTTGATCGTGGAACATGATCCCGATCCTCTCTCGAAAAAAGTAATCAAAAAGCTAACCAAAGACCAAAAAGCGAAAAAAGCAGCCGAACAAACACGCATTGAGGCAACCATAAAAACCGTCAACGAGGAAACCGGCGAAACATCGTTTGAACAGGAACACCATCCGGCGGTTAGTATCACGGAGGTGGTGAGTTACGATCGACCGGTGGCGCTCTTTATGATCACCCCGGATTATGATGACTCGACGCATGTGCTCCCATCCATGTTTGTGGATCAATTGTACTTCACGTTGGCGAAACATGCCTCCATGGCAAAAGGGCAAGCATGTCAGCGTCAAGTCATCTTTATGCTCGATGAATTTGGGCAGATGCCGGCGATCTCCGGCATGGGCTCAAAAATGACGGTATCCCTCGGGCGAAACATTCGCTTTCATCTTGTCGTGCAAAGTTATGCGCAACTCAAAGAAAAATACGGGGAGGATGACCAAAACACCATCCGGGGGAATTGTGGCAATCACATCTACATTATGACCGCAGACGTGGACACGGCGAAGCACTTTTCCGAAAAAATCGGAGAGGAAACACGCGAAGTGGAAACACGGTCAGGCACACCGTTTTCCTTGAAAAAAGCAAAAACCGATAACACGGAAGGGCGCAAACTGTTAGACGCCAATGAACTGATGGAATTGAAGAAAGGGAGCACGGTCGTTTCCCGAAGCATGAAGCGTGAAACGCAAGACGGCAAGCACAAGGTCCGTCCGTTTCCGATTTATAACAAAGGCATGCCCTTTGCCTATCAGTATTTAAAACTGGATGCCGATCGATCAATCACGGATGTCGAGGTGGACACGCCGCATCGACACATCCGATTAGCCGATCTTGTCATCCAATTTTCCTTCATCCTTAGTGACAAAGGGATGACGCCAACGATGAAGGCAAATAGCGATACAAAAGAAGTCAATGAAACCCAAGAAACGAAGGCACAACCGCCGCAAGAGGATGAAGCAAAGGAAGAAGATGAGTGGAAACAAACCCCCGTTTCTGAGGTGTTGACGGGTTCGTTATGGATGATGGTCATGGATCGGATCGCGCCGTCATTGGATGCGGATGAAACGACGATGCAAACGATGCCTTTGGGCGACTTTCTCCAAACGCTCCGCATGCTTGGCGATTCCGACGAGGTGGATAAAAACACCTATGCGGCGATCCGCAAAACCATTGATCAGCACCTTAAATCGTGGGAAGATAATGAGGAAACCCATAAAGACAACCACCAAGAAGCTATCAGCTAA
- a CDS encoding pLS20_p028 family conjugation system transmembrane protein: protein MTNSRQQERRGTVEEQELLDTLRQFEDELNTGNIISYLVRFIGWWLLLGFRAIVRGMEGVIDGVLVLLDFFQTEPVLAFLETIQPILYILLALALGLIAYQLMFQRGQQRSQIPINIFISVMTVTLLTWGMDQASSFTDDAVEVASVGDDAFDMADQIVHDHITDIAIYDETGWQSPNVETRHHVDPENIDQIDVNEEITEDFERADGEELSQTGQEVLSNKIGIESNGDEGLVDIGDDGWFDFFPENYYRWDVNWGTALITLGVMAVTMILVSIKIAKLCFELAFNKVVALIMAYADISTGQRLKEILKNIGSIFVSIIMVFLSLRMYMYYTEYIATEMSGFGYLIAMIAGSLAVIDGPNIVQKLFGIDAGLRNAWTVAAGSYFAGKAAKPAVKGAANMASKGVKGATTGGVSTAAATAGGINGLAGGNKGTPNNGAAGNQGSPTQAGSTPGQSGGGQKPGGGGGQQGAPSQQRRPAQGTPGQDHRQTPKPPVGKAKAPPRTPTPVPIKIRSSNRNQQAPRGTGQHQRRPMAVKRHRSKPRCVKTPEKAAVAISDRPH from the coding sequence ATGACTAACAGCAGACAGCAGGAGAGGAGGGGGACGGTGGAGGAACAAGAACTACTGGACACCTTACGCCAATTTGAAGATGAACTTAATACAGGCAACATCATAAGCTACCTTGTCCGATTCATCGGCTGGTGGCTTCTTTTAGGTTTTCGGGCGATTGTGAGAGGGATGGAAGGCGTCATTGATGGGGTTCTTGTGCTCTTGGACTTTTTTCAGACCGAACCGGTGCTTGCATTTCTCGAAACGATTCAACCCATTTTGTATATCCTGCTTGCCCTTGCGCTTGGCCTGATTGCCTATCAGTTGATGTTTCAACGCGGCCAGCAACGCTCACAAATCCCAATCAACATTTTCATTTCAGTCATGACAGTGACCCTTCTCACGTGGGGGATGGATCAGGCCAGCAGTTTCACCGATGATGCGGTGGAAGTCGCCTCCGTCGGGGACGATGCGTTTGACATGGCCGATCAAATTGTCCATGACCATATCACCGATATCGCCATTTACGACGAAACCGGCTGGCAAAGCCCGAATGTAGAAACGCGGCACCATGTTGACCCGGAAAACATCGATCAAATAGATGTTAACGAGGAGATCACGGAGGACTTTGAAAGAGCCGATGGAGAAGAACTTTCCCAAACAGGTCAAGAAGTATTATCAAACAAAATCGGCATTGAATCGAATGGCGACGAAGGGTTGGTCGATATTGGCGATGACGGCTGGTTCGACTTTTTCCCGGAGAACTATTACCGTTGGGACGTAAATTGGGGAACGGCTTTGATTACGCTCGGCGTGATGGCCGTCACCATGATTCTCGTCTCCATAAAAATAGCCAAACTATGCTTTGAACTCGCCTTTAACAAAGTCGTTGCGCTGATCATGGCCTATGCGGATATTAGCACCGGGCAACGCTTGAAAGAAATCCTCAAAAACATCGGCAGCATTTTCGTTTCCATCATTATGGTGTTTTTGAGTTTACGCATGTATATGTACTACACGGAGTATATCGCAACCGAAATGAGTGGGTTTGGTTATCTCATTGCGATGATCGCCGGCAGCCTTGCGGTCATTGACGGGCCAAACATCGTGCAAAAACTCTTTGGCATTGATGCCGGGTTACGGAATGCTTGGACGGTCGCTGCCGGTTCCTACTTTGCCGGTAAAGCCGCCAAACCTGCGGTTAAAGGCGCCGCGAACATGGCCAGTAAGGGCGTGAAGGGTGCTACGACGGGTGGCGTGAGTACGGCGGCAGCCACCGCCGGTGGCATTAACGGTTTAGCCGGTGGCAACAAAGGAACGCCAAACAATGGTGCCGCAGGAAACCAAGGATCACCGACGCAAGCCGGATCAACACCCGGCCAATCCGGTGGCGGTCAGAAACCCGGTGGAGGCGGCGGCCAGCAGGGCGCACCATCACAACAACGCCGACCGGCACAAGGCACACCGGGGCAGGATCACCGACAAACGCCCAAGCCTCCGGTGGGGAAGGCGAAGGCTCCACCGCGAACGCCAACGCCGGTGCCTATCAAGATACGCAGCAGCAACCGCAACCAACAGGCGCCAAGGGGAACCGGCCAGCACCAGCGCCGACCCATGGCGGTAAAACGCCATCGCTCCAAGCCGAGATGCGTGAAGACGCCCGAAAAGGCGGCGGTGGCAATCAGCGACCGGCCACACTGA
- a CDS encoding DUF5592 family protein, which produces MHYKIPTEITAELKLNKWFYLIDLLVLIGMLVMGFILHALIHPSLTIPFVIFMVALYGFWLYRPKTNPHMRMIQAVWMMISRDRSTYHAHDPHEVATKEEDA; this is translated from the coding sequence ATGCACTACAAAATTCCGACTGAAATTACGGCAGAGTTAAAACTAAACAAATGGTTTTATTTGATCGATTTACTTGTCTTGATCGGCATGCTCGTGATGGGCTTTATCCTTCACGCGCTCATTCATCCGTCACTGACCATTCCCTTTGTGATCTTTATGGTCGCTCTATACGGCTTTTGGTTGTACCGCCCGAAAACGAATCCGCATATGCGCATGATACAGGCGGTATGGATGATGATCAGCCGCGACCGTTCCACTTATCACGCGCATGATCCGCACGAAGTAGCGACGAAGGAGGAAGATGCATGA